A genome region from Portunus trituberculatus isolate SZX2019 chromosome 18, ASM1759143v1, whole genome shotgun sequence includes the following:
- the LOC123505742 gene encoding uncharacterized protein LOC123505742: protein MADNNNGFSLTNCCFCFSLRAGSIIIACLSLIFSVVGAGFSIYLGVIGGAEGWVDLAIDLIHLVLACILIHGIRTEQERLLRVWVVGTGILVGLSIILGIVIIIFTSSFTAAVLLLVVSAIQIYFLLVVRSYARSLTLRLPVAA from the exons ATGGCTGACAACAACAATGGTTTCTCGCTCACCAAttgctgtttctgtttctcattGAGGGCAGGTTCCATCATTATCGCCTGCCTCAGTCTG ATCTTCAGTGTGGTGGGTGCCGGGTTCAGCATCTACCTGGGCGTGATAG GTGGTGCTGAGGGGTGGGTGGATCTGGCCATTGACCTCATCCACTTGGTGCTGGCTTGCATCCTCATCCATGGAATTCGCACG GAGCAAGAGAGACTGTtgagggtgtgggtggtgggcaCTGGAATCCTGGTGGGCCTGAGCATCATCCTGGGCatcgttattatcatcttcACCAGCTCCTTCACCGCCGCCGTGCTTCTCCTAGTGGTGTCCGCCATTCAGATCTATTTCCTGCTGGTGGTTCGCTCCTATGCCCGTAGC CTAACTCTCCGTCTCCCCGTGGCGGCTTAA
- the LOC123505419 gene encoding eukaryotic translation initiation factor 2 subunit 2-like isoform X3, translated as MAEEECIFDPNLKKKKKKKTGFNLDAALAEGSGAPEPAPTPENGEVQEAKESTPEMDDMEMYGKKKSKKKKKPFSLDEMSDALPETKDNGVAAGEDREPPAIQAAEVDDFDLDMDFTRTKKKKTKKKKVLNDLIAKDEVAAEADDKELESGDGWVGSERDYTYDELLERAFNQLREKNPEMATGEKKKFIMKPPQVVRIGSKKTAFANFAEICRLLHRMPKHVLQFLLAELGTSGSTDGSNQLIIKGRFQQKQIENVLRRYIKEYVTCHTCRSPDTILQKDARLYFLQCEQCNSRCSVAPIKSGFQAVANKQQRQAIRASKN; from the exons Atggcggaggaggagtgt ATTTTCGATCCTAaccttaagaagaaaaagaagaagaagactggtTTCAATCTTGATGCCGCATTAGCAGAAGGTAGTGGAGCCCCTGAGCCTGCCCCCACTCCAGAGAATGGAGAAGTGCAGGAAGCAAAGGAAAGCACCCCGGAGATGGATG ATATGGAGATGtatgggaaaaagaagagcaagaaaaagaagaagcccTTCTCCTTGGACGAGATGAGTGATGCCCTGCCAGAGACCAAGGACAATGGGGTGGCTGCCGGGGAGGACCGGGAGCCACCTGCCATTCAGGCTGCAGAGGTGGATGACTTTGATCTTGACATGGACTTCACCAgaaccaagaagaagaaaactaagaaaaagaaggtgcTGAATGACCTCATAGCCAAGGATGAAGTGGCAGCCGAGGCAGATGACAAGGAATTGG AATCTGGTGATGGCTGGGTGGGCAGTGAGCGGGACTACACCTATGATGAGCTGCTGGAGCGAGCTTTCAACCAGCTGAGGGAGAAGAACCCAGAGATGGCTACTGGTGAGAAGAAGAAGTTCATCATGAAGCCCCCCCAG GTCGTCAGAATTGGCTCAAAGAAGACTGCGTTTGCCAACTTTGCAGAGATCTGTCGCCTTCTTCACAGGATGCCCAAACATGTACTTCAGTTCCTCCTTGCAGAGTTGGGTACCTCTGGTAGTACTGATG GTAGTAATCAGTTGATCATCAAAGGTCGATTCCAACAAAAACAGATTGAAAATGTCCTTAGGAG ATATATTAAGGAATACGTCACCTGCCATACCTGCCGATCCCCCGACACAATCTTGCAGAAGGACGCTCGTTTGTACTTCCTTCAGTGTGAACAGTGCAATTCTCGGTGTTCTGTAGCTCCTATCAAGTCTGGTTTCCAG gcTGTGGCCAACAAACAACAGAGGCAAGCTATCAGGGCAAGCAAGAATTAG
- the LOC123505419 gene encoding eukaryotic translation initiation factor 2 subunit 2-like isoform X1: MAEEECIFDPNLKKKKKKKTGFNLDAALAEGSGAPEPAPTPENGEVQEAKESTPEMDDMEMYGKKKSKKKKKPFSLDEMSDALPETKDNGVAAGEDREPPAIQAAEVDDFDLDMDFTRTKKKKTKKKKVLNDLIAKDEVAAEADDKELDLATDGSREPGLVNKEEDTIVCEEIRESGDGWVGSERDYTYDELLERAFNQLREKNPEMATGEKKKFIMKPPQVVRIGSKKTAFANFAEICRLLHRMPKHVLQFLLAELGTSGSTDGSNQLIIKGRFQQKQIENVLRRYIKEYVTCHTCRSPDTILQKDARLYFLQCEQCNSRCSVAPIKSGFQAVANKQQRQAIRASKN, encoded by the exons Atggcggaggaggagtgt ATTTTCGATCCTAaccttaagaagaaaaagaagaagaagactggtTTCAATCTTGATGCCGCATTAGCAGAAGGTAGTGGAGCCCCTGAGCCTGCCCCCACTCCAGAGAATGGAGAAGTGCAGGAAGCAAAGGAAAGCACCCCGGAGATGGATG ATATGGAGATGtatgggaaaaagaagagcaagaaaaagaagaagcccTTCTCCTTGGACGAGATGAGTGATGCCCTGCCAGAGACCAAGGACAATGGGGTGGCTGCCGGGGAGGACCGGGAGCCACCTGCCATTCAGGCTGCAGAGGTGGATGACTTTGATCTTGACATGGACTTCACCAgaaccaagaagaagaaaactaagaaaaagaaggtgcTGAATGACCTCATAGCCAAGGATGAAGTGGCAGCCGAGGCAGATGACAAGGAATTGG ATTTGGCAACTGATGGGAGTCGTGAGCCAGGCCTGGTAAATAAAGAGG AGGACACTATAGTGTGTGAGGAGATTCGAG AATCTGGTGATGGCTGGGTGGGCAGTGAGCGGGACTACACCTATGATGAGCTGCTGGAGCGAGCTTTCAACCAGCTGAGGGAGAAGAACCCAGAGATGGCTACTGGTGAGAAGAAGAAGTTCATCATGAAGCCCCCCCAG GTCGTCAGAATTGGCTCAAAGAAGACTGCGTTTGCCAACTTTGCAGAGATCTGTCGCCTTCTTCACAGGATGCCCAAACATGTACTTCAGTTCCTCCTTGCAGAGTTGGGTACCTCTGGTAGTACTGATG GTAGTAATCAGTTGATCATCAAAGGTCGATTCCAACAAAAACAGATTGAAAATGTCCTTAGGAG ATATATTAAGGAATACGTCACCTGCCATACCTGCCGATCCCCCGACACAATCTTGCAGAAGGACGCTCGTTTGTACTTCCTTCAGTGTGAACAGTGCAATTCTCGGTGTTCTGTAGCTCCTATCAAGTCTGGTTTCCAG gcTGTGGCCAACAAACAACAGAGGCAAGCTATCAGGGCAAGCAAGAATTAG
- the LOC123505419 gene encoding eukaryotic translation initiation factor 2 subunit 2-like isoform X2: MAEEECIFDPNLKKKKKKKTGFNLDAALAEGSGAPEPAPTPENGEVQEAKESTPEMDDMEMYGKKKSKKKKKPFSLDEMSDALPETKDNGVAAGEDREPPAIQAAEVDDFDLDMDFTRTKKKKTKKKKVLNDLIAKDEVAAEADDKELEDTIVCEEIRESGDGWVGSERDYTYDELLERAFNQLREKNPEMATGEKKKFIMKPPQVVRIGSKKTAFANFAEICRLLHRMPKHVLQFLLAELGTSGSTDGSNQLIIKGRFQQKQIENVLRRYIKEYVTCHTCRSPDTILQKDARLYFLQCEQCNSRCSVAPIKSGFQAVANKQQRQAIRASKN; this comes from the exons Atggcggaggaggagtgt ATTTTCGATCCTAaccttaagaagaaaaagaagaagaagactggtTTCAATCTTGATGCCGCATTAGCAGAAGGTAGTGGAGCCCCTGAGCCTGCCCCCACTCCAGAGAATGGAGAAGTGCAGGAAGCAAAGGAAAGCACCCCGGAGATGGATG ATATGGAGATGtatgggaaaaagaagagcaagaaaaagaagaagcccTTCTCCTTGGACGAGATGAGTGATGCCCTGCCAGAGACCAAGGACAATGGGGTGGCTGCCGGGGAGGACCGGGAGCCACCTGCCATTCAGGCTGCAGAGGTGGATGACTTTGATCTTGACATGGACTTCACCAgaaccaagaagaagaaaactaagaaaaagaaggtgcTGAATGACCTCATAGCCAAGGATGAAGTGGCAGCCGAGGCAGATGACAAGGAATTGG AGGACACTATAGTGTGTGAGGAGATTCGAG AATCTGGTGATGGCTGGGTGGGCAGTGAGCGGGACTACACCTATGATGAGCTGCTGGAGCGAGCTTTCAACCAGCTGAGGGAGAAGAACCCAGAGATGGCTACTGGTGAGAAGAAGAAGTTCATCATGAAGCCCCCCCAG GTCGTCAGAATTGGCTCAAAGAAGACTGCGTTTGCCAACTTTGCAGAGATCTGTCGCCTTCTTCACAGGATGCCCAAACATGTACTTCAGTTCCTCCTTGCAGAGTTGGGTACCTCTGGTAGTACTGATG GTAGTAATCAGTTGATCATCAAAGGTCGATTCCAACAAAAACAGATTGAAAATGTCCTTAGGAG ATATATTAAGGAATACGTCACCTGCCATACCTGCCGATCCCCCGACACAATCTTGCAGAAGGACGCTCGTTTGTACTTCCTTCAGTGTGAACAGTGCAATTCTCGGTGTTCTGTAGCTCCTATCAAGTCTGGTTTCCAG gcTGTGGCCAACAAACAACAGAGGCAAGCTATCAGGGCAAGCAAGAATTAG